From Debaryomyces hansenii CBS767 chromosome C complete sequence, a single genomic window includes:
- a CDS encoding DEHA2C12364p (similar to uniprot|Q08686 Saccharomyces cerevisiae YOR251C catalyzes transfer of the sulfane atom of thiosulfate to cyanide to form sulfite and thiocyanate) produces the protein MNMYVNKSIDSPELKENMSSTVIRIVSPSGFRALLSSSSSQSRVIPIDASWYMPNSPFNGKDQFLNEDRIRSAAFFDLDSICLANSQYPHMLPPYDIFNKSMTDLGIRRSDTLVVYDKSGIFSSPRAAWNLSLHGHRKVYLLDNYNTYKKYEYPLETKKTTSLSTPSSDSDIPQYEPISEDDVKENYRNQVIDYEELLELIESGKLDKEYVTFDARSSDRFSGASPEPRPGLSSGHIPSSLSLPFSKVLNQSDNTYKSKEELIDLFKQEFGIDFSKPNATNGKKIIVMCGTGVTAVILRLALESVIQCNIPIRVYDGSWTEWAQRAPSQYIIKTK, from the coding sequence ATGAATATGTAtgtaaataaatcaattgattctCCAGAACTTAAGGAAAATATGTCAAGTACAGTTATCAGAATTGTTTCACCCTCTGGTTTTAGGGCGTTGTTGTCGAGTTCATCCAGTCAATCCCGAGTAATTCCAATTGATGCTTCATGGTATATGCCTAATTCCCCGTTTAACGGGAAAgatcaattcttgaatgaGGACCGTATTAGGTCGGCAGCATTCTTTGATCTTGATTCTATTTGTCTTGCTAACTCACAATATCCCCATATGTTGCCTCCATATGacatatttaataaatctatGACCGATTTAGGGATTCGCAGAAGTGATACATTAGTAGTATATGACAAGAGTGgtatattttcaagtccCAGGGCTGCTTGGAACTTGTCACTCCATGGCCATCGTAAGGTTTATCTTTTGGATAACTATAATACCTATAAAAAGTATGAATATCCGTTAGAGACAAAAAAAACTACATCATTAAGCACCCCAAGTTCGGATTCAGATATCCCACAATACGAACCGATTTCTGAAGATGATGTCAAAGAGAATTATAGAAACCAAGTTATAGATTATGAAGAACTACTCGAACTAATTGAAAGTGGTAAATTAGATAAAGAATATGTCACTTTTGATGCTCGTTCCTCTGATAGGTTTTCAGGAGCCTCCCCTGAACCTAGACCTGGCTTATCATCGGGACACATtccatcttcattatcgtTACCATTTTCTAAAGTTCTCAATCAATCTGATAACACTTATAAGAgcaaagaagaattgatagaTCTTTTCAAACAAGAGTTTGGCATAGATTTTTCTAAACCAAATGCCACGAATGGTaagaaaataattgttATGTGTGGAACTGGAGTTACGGCAGTCATATTAAGATTAGCTTTGGAATCAGTTATTCAATGTAATATCCCAATACGTGTCTATGATGGAAGTTGGACTGAATGGGCCCAACGAGCACCTTcacaatatataattaaaacTAAATAG
- a CDS encoding DEHA2C12386p (similar to uniprot|P39946 Saccharomyces cerevisiae YOR269W PAC1 Protein involved in nuclear migration) produces the protein MLQPQILTARQQQELNKAIIQYIKPIAEEANDGDLIQKLSESLDVPLGSIDDSVIPNYLEKKWSTVLRLQHKIIDLEGEVSNLRTVIDSQQIVPSASASVIGKDKINWLPSSSIKAFKTQSHQLVQSVSIHPALPIILGGCSDGSLIIWNLVNDESLIPEKIIKAHIRGVNTIAWSKKPVDLSGKGSEAKGIAHVMATCSSDLSIKIWDGATFKHIRTLTGHEHTISSIVFSASKPNILYSVSRDKSVKVWDLVNGYCIKTFIGHSDWVRDIDVISVNSNLLQEQSDINPELGDFLVTCSNDQSIRLSHAESGTGLSLSIGHTHVIECVKFLPFHSNYIIDKYIKENESLFPNISPEVLDDPNYTNLLGYKYCISGGRDNSVKLWLLPPPVFRPHRHPLPSQLNNSQGWLIADLVGHQSWVKSLHIHPNGRFVFSGSDDKTIKIWDLSSLNVNGRVKCVKNLIGHEGFVNDIEFASFEITNNIHASKTADDGKTKTEEDRRNELMKSIESKIRCLFISGGVDNCIRLWS, from the coding sequence ATGCTTCAACCGCAGATATTGACCGCGAGGCAACAGCAAGAGTTGAATAAAGCAATTATTCAGTATATAAAGCCTATAGCCGAAGAAGCAAATGATGGTGATTTAATCCAAAAACTTTCAGAAAGCTTAGATGTCCCGTTAGGCTCCATTGATGACAGTGTTATTCCTAACTATCTAGAAAAGAAATGGTCAACAGTACTAAGACTACAACACAagattattgatttagagGGTGAAGTAAGTAACTTGAGGACGGTTATTGATTCACAACAAATAGTTCCGTCGGCATCAGCATCTGTTATTGGTAAAGATAAGATTAATTGGTTACCTAGCTCATCTATAAAAGCTTTCAAAACGCAGTCACATCAGTTGGTACAATCCGTATCGATTCACCCAGCTCTTCCAATAATACTTGGGGGATGTTCCGATGGTTCACTCATTATATGGAATTTAGTTAATGATGAATCTTTAATTCCTGAGAAAATAATTAAAGCGCATATAAGAGGTGTAAACACCATAGCTTGGTCCAAAAAGCCAGTAGATTTATCAGGCAAAGGTAGTGAAGCCAAAGGCATTGCTCATGTTATGGCAACTTGCTCCTCTGACTTATCAATTAAGATTTGGGATGGAGCTACATTTAAGCATATAAGAACTTTAACAGGACATGAACATACCATTTCATCTATCGTGTTTTCAGCTTCAAAACctaatattctttattcaGTGTCTCGTGACAAGTCTGTTAAAGTATGGGATTTAGTGAATGGATATTGCATCAAGACTTTCATTGGGCATAGTGACTGGGTTAGGGATATAGACGTCATTAGTGTTAATTCAAATCTCTTACAGGAGCAACTGGATATTAATCCAGAACTTGGTGACTTTTTAGTTACATGCTCTAATGATCAATCAATCAGGTTATCGCATGCGGAATCAGGAACCGGTTTATCACTTTCAATTGGCCATACTCATGTAATTGAATGTGTCAAGTTTTTGCCTTTCCATTCAAACTATATCATAGACAAGTACATTAAAGAAAACGAATCACTTTTTCCAAATATATCACCAGAGGTTCTCGATGACCCGaattatacaaatttattagGATATAAGTACTGTATATCTGGTGGCCGTGATAATAGTGTTAAATTATGGCTTTTACCACCCCCAGTTTTCAGGCCGCATAGACATCCTCTTCCTTCTCAATTAAACAACTCCCAGGGGTGGTTGATTGCAGATTTAGTAGGCCATCAATCGTGGGTTAAATCTTTACATATACACCCAAATGGAAGATTTGTATTCAGTGGGAGTGATGATAAAACGATTAAGATCTGGGATCTTTCCAGTTTGAATGTTAACGGTAGGGTTAAGTGTGTAAAAAACTTAATTGGTCATGAAGGCTTCGTAAATGATATAGAGTTTGCAAGCTTTGAAATTACGAATAATATCCATGCTTCGAAGACAGCGGACGATGGTAAAACAAAGacagaagaagatagaCGCAACgaattaatgaaatcaataGAGTCCAAAATAAGATGCTTGTTTATAAGTGGAGGAGTGGACAATTGTATAAGGTTATGGAGTTGA
- a CDS encoding DEHA2C12408p (similar to uniprot|P53843 Saccharomyces cerevisiae YNL265C IST1 Putative translation initiation factor): protein MPSHSPTPLNQTKLKTSLKMAISKLKFIQDKKTALTKQQRRQLADLLNQGKESSAKIRVENIIRDDIYIELLEFLELYCELLLARISIILDQTRTTCDPGLKEAVHSIIYSAPSTELKELTAIRDMLVLKYGVEFGKNAMSNEDGAVPQKIVTRCQIEAPSETLVNLYLCEIARAYQAPYSGMKDLEPLDVEDASDEDADDLDDDLDDDNDDDEPSGGEALRNELEVEDPIPEKTPEPKPKKKAATAAPRTEQNDFDSLKARFAALKGGPK, encoded by the coding sequence ATGCCTTCACATCTGCCGACACCTCTCAATCAAACGAAGTTGAAGACTTCATTGAAGATGGCAATTAGTAAACTTAAGTTTATTCAAGACAAAAAAACTGCATTGACTAAACAACAAAGACGCCAATTAGCAGATCTATTAAACCAGGGGAAAGAATCGAGTGCTAAGATTAGAGTAGAAAACATCATACGAGATGACATATACATCGAATTACTTGAATTCTTGGAATTGTACTGTGAGTTGTTACTTGCGAGGATATCTATTATTCTAGATCAGACCAGAACTACCTGTGACCCAGGATTAAAAGAAGCCGtacattcaataatatattctgCTCCTAGCACAGAGTTGAAGGAATTGACCGCGATACGGGATATGTTGGTGTTAAAGTATGGGGttgaatttggaaaaaatGCTATGAGCAACGAGGATGGGGCAGTTCCCCAAAAAATCGTAACTAGATGCCAAATAGAAGCACCGTCCGAAACATTGGTAAATTTGTATTTATGTGAAATTGCAAGGGCTTACCAAGCTCCCTACTCGGGAATGAAGGACTTGGAGCCTTTAGACGTAGAAGATGCATCGGACGAAGATGCCGATGACCTAGACGATGACCTAGACGACGAtaacgatgatgatgagcCAAGTGGCGGCGAAGCTTTGCGAAATGAACTAGAAGTAGAAGATCCTATACCCGAGAAAACACCAGAACCTAAGCCAAAGAAGAAGGCTGCAACTGCAGCTCCTCGTACAGAGCAGAATGATTTTGACTCGTTGAAAGCACGCTTTGCTGCATTGAAAGGAGGCCCCAAATAA
- a CDS encoding DEHA2C12430p (similar to uniprot|Q08732 Saccharomyces cerevisiae YOR267C HRK1 Protein kinase implicated in activation of the plasma membrane H(+)-ATPase Pma1p in response to glucose metabolism and CA5766|IPF1097 Candida albicans): MPDRHKLKLFSHFKHPSQDDLSPSTSNQSHGGRKILGIHLGKHDSVESLSSPTLTNSSEHHTSNTVNSSQPQIHTNASKDDPNHSFMKANSMVELKRFFKPGRKNSVSKKNEQKTYNNQLHSPPAIAGANNNTTKDLSSTALATLINQTSTHLLNNASHVSASNKDPFTDDESTLVRKYGKLGKELGSGAGGSVRLIIRPSDSKTFAVKEFRPRRNTESLKDYTRKCTAEYCIGSTLKNPNIIKTIDILHENNRYFEIMEYAPIDFFAVVMSGKMSRHEINCCLKQILTGVSYIHSLGLAHRDLKLDNCVLTNDGILKIIDFGSAVIFRYPYDQHGNQKDSVHPCHGIVGSDPYLAPEVLKHSNSYNPQPVDLWSIAIIYCCMTLKRFPWKIPNADKDNSFKLYSMEDDNWHDYELSNECHKLLLQQRKLKNMIARSNRKKKALEGENAEEDFVEATQQENEQKPSEDDMRDDTKEASNDASERNLDGIEVLTEDKIQDILAQLKAIDDKLEQYEAKKNEMKLKFNEVKQEKQLESRQEYDNGEVHQNTSNSEKDRDSSSHHGKKKQSHKQIHGPYRLMRLLPHASRPIVRKMLQIDPHKRATLEEIMGDEFIKEIKCCTLKKFINTDDDGVPCTEEEEEVAVKGTPAHEHTLVSDNGEVINA, encoded by the coding sequence ATGCCGGATAGACACAAGCTTAAGCTTTTTTCACATTTCAAACATCCATCGCAAGACGATTTGTCACCATCGACGTCGAATCAGTCACATGGAGGACGTAAGATTTTGGGAATCCATTTGGGAAAACATGATTCTGTTGAATCTTTAAGTTCACCAACATTGACCAATTCGTCGGAACATCATACTAGTAATACGGTTAATTCATCTCAGCCACAGATACACACCAATGCGTCAAAAGATGATCCGAACCATAGTTTCATGAAAGCGAACTCAATGGTGGAATTGAAGCGGTTTTTTAAGCCAGGGAGAAAGAATTCAGTATCGAAGAAAAACGAACAGAAGACCTACAATAACCAATTGCATTCTCCACCGGCGATTGCCGGAGCAAATAATAACACTACGAAGGATTTATCATCAACGGCCCTTGCGACGTTAATCAACCAAACTTCGACTCATTTGCTTAACAATGCATCACATGTAAGTGCTCTGAATAAAGATCCATTTACTGATGATGAATCTACCTTGGTTAGAAAATATGGTAAACTAGGTAAGGAACTTGGAAGTGGTGCTGGTGGTTCAGTTCGTCTCATTATCCGTCCTTCTGATTCAAAGACATTTGCGGTGAAGGAATTTAGACCGCGTAGAAATACGGaatctttgaaagattATACAAGAAAATGTACAGCAGAATATTGTATTGGATCTACATTGAAAAACCctaatataattaaaacCATTGATATCTTGCatgaaaataatagatactttgaaattatGGAGTATGCCCCAATTGACTTCTTTGCTGTCGTTATGAGTGGAAAGATGTCTAGACATGAGATTAATTGTTGTTTAAAACAGATTTTGACAGGTGTGAGCTATATACATTCATTGGGATTGGCCCACAGAGATTTGAAGTTGGACAACTGTGTTTTAACAAACGATGGCATTTTGAAgatcattgattttggtaGTGCAGTAATATTTAGATATCCTTATGATCAGCATGGTAACCAGAAAGATAGTGTTCATCCATGTCATGGGATTGTTGGTTCCGATCCTTATTTAGCACCTGAAGTATTGAAGCATTCTAACTCTTATAATCCGCAACCAGTGGATTTGTGGTCTATTGCCATTATATATTGTTGTATGACGTTGAAGAGATTCCCGTGGAAGATTCCTAATGCCGATAAAGATAACAGTTTCAAATTGTACTCTATGGAAGATGACAATTGGCATGATTACGAGTTAAGTAATGAGTGCCATAAGCTATTATTACAACAACgtaaattgaagaatatgattGCAAGACTGAACAGAAAAAAGAAGGCGCTAGAAGGCGAAAACGCAGAGGAAGATTTTGTTGAGGCGACTCAGCAGGAGAATGAGCAAAAACCAAGCGAAGACGATATGAGAGACGATACTAAAGAAGCTTCGAATGATGCATCCGAAAGGAATTTGGATGGGATAGAGGTTTTAacagaagataaaattCAAGATATACTCGCCCAATTAAAGGCAATTGATGACAAGTTAGAGCAATATGAAGCtaaaaagaatgaaatgaaattaaaattcaatgaagtTAAGCAAGAAAAACAACTTGAATCTCGCCAAGAGTATGACAACGGGGAGGTTCACCAGAATACAAGTAATTCGGAGAAGGATAGAGATTCCTCATCTCATCATGGCAAGAAGAAACAATCTCATAAACAAATTCACGGCCCTTATAGATTAATGAGATTATTGCCTCATGCATCCAGACCTATAGTACGCAAGATGCTTCAAATCGACCCGCATAAAAGAGCTACGTTAGAAGAGATTATGGGAGACGAATTTATTAAGGAGATTAAATGTTGTACcttaaaaaaattcatcaacaCTGACGATGATGGAGTTCCTTGTACtgaggaagaagaggaagtTGCAGTTAAAGGCACCCCTGCTCATGAACATACTCTCGTATCAGATAATGGTGAAGTAATTAATGCATAG
- a CDS encoding DEHA2C12452p (highly similar to uniprot|P33750 Saccharomyces cerevisiae YLL011W SOF1 Nucleolar protein), which yields MKIKTISRSSDTYVPVRNTQESSLPRNLNPALHPFERAREYTKALTATKMERMFAQPFVGQLGDGHRDGIYSIARNFSTTNQIATGSGDGVIKYWDMTSRDEVISFKAHYGMVSGLCVTPNTSHMLSCGDDKTVKLWSVSKDDFDASQSDTEVYTKKDNGLVKTFLGEHSFKGIDHHNNDDLFVTGGASIQLWDMNRSKYISNLSWGADNINTVKFNRTETNIIASAGSDNSIVLYDVRTNSPIQKVVTSLKTNSISWNPMEAYNFASACDDHNAYLWDMRKLNRSLNVYKDHVAAVMDVDFSPTGEELVTGSYDKTLRIFRAREGHSREIYHTQRMQRVFSVKFTTDARYILSGSDDANVRLWRAVASDRSNIKSARQRSKLEYDAALKERFKHMPEIKRIARHRHVPKVVKKANEIKRTEIDALKKREDNERRHSKPGSKPFVSEREKHIRGTAIKDNK from the coding sequence ATGAAGATAAAGACTATAAGCAGATCATCGGACACATATGTGCCAGTGAGAAATACTCAGGAATCTTCGCTTCCTAGAAATTTAAATCCAGCATTACATCCATTTGAAAGAGCAAGAGAATATACAAAGGCTTTAACAGCCACCAAAATGGAGAGGATGTTTGCCCAACCATTTGTAGGGCAGTTGGGAGATGGTCATAGAGATGGAATTTACTCGATAGCCAGAAACTTTTCTACTACAAATCAAATAGCGACAGGTTCTGGTGATGGGGTTATAAAATACTGGGACATGACCCTGCGGGATGAAGTAATAAGTTTTAAGGCGCATTATGGAATGGTGAGTGGTTTATGTGTTACTCCAAATACTAGCCATATGTTATCATGTGGTGACGATAAGACGGTTAAGTTATGGTCTGTCAGCAAGGATGACTTTGATGCTAGCCAATCCGATACAGAGGTTTACACAAAGAAGGATAATGGATTAGTCAAGACGTTCTTGGGTGAGCATTCATTCAAGGGTATTGACCATCATAATAACGACGATTTATTCGTTACTGGTGGTGCATCCATTCAATTATGGGACATGAACAGAtctaaatatatttctaatttatcGTGGGGGGCTGATAACATAAATACCGTGAAGTTCAATAGAACTGAAACCAATATCATTGCATCTGCTGGTTCTGATAACTCTATTGTATTGTATGATGTCCGTACGAATTCTCCAATTCAAAAAGTTGTCACCAGCTTAAAAACCAACTCTATCTCCTGGAACCCAATGGAAGCATATAACTTCGCAAGTGCCTGTGACGATCACAACGCCTACTTATGGGACATGAGAAAGTTGAATAGATCCTTGAATGTCTACAAGGACCATGTGGCTGCTGTCATGGATGTTGATTTCTCTCCTACTGGTGAGGAATTGGTAACCGGTTCCTACGACAAAACCTTGCGTATATTCCGTGCCAGAGAAGGTCATCTGAGAGAAATATACCACACCCAGAGAATGCAGCGTGTATTCAGCGTCAAATTCACCACCGATGCTCGTTACATATTGAGTGGTTCTGATGACGCAAATGTGAGATTATGGAGAGCCGTGGCTTCCGACAGATCGAATATCAAGTCAGCAAGACAAAGATCGAAGCTCGAATATGATGCTGCTTTGAAAGAGAGATTCAAGCATATGCCAGAAATCAAGAGAATCGCAAGACACCGTCATGTTCCCAAGGTTGTTAAGAAAGCTAATGAGATTAAGAGGACCGAAATTGAtgctttgaagaaaagagaAGATAACGAAAGAAGGCATTCCAAACCAGGCTCCAAGCCGTTCGTCTCTGAGAGAGAAAAACATATCAGAGGTACTGCGATCAAGGATAATAAGTAG
- a CDS encoding DEHA2C12474p (similar to uniprot|Q07800 Saccharomyces cerevisiae YLL010C PSR1 Plasma membrane associated protein phosphatase involved in the general stress response), with the protein MDKLISSLLCCAVDSKDDSDDKIVNQQTNRNRSGGMNKPRNSSSNGMDKNMGPEEGSKSTERGQRKGEDKDVGARNKNKARGNPKDKVDLVEDDNSVNETDTITNTNESNLTPNNQSQEQPATPEVITDHEDPNYQNSRLRDTETGDIEEEEVVYEDNDDDSESFMDLTKLQEGQSYNEETGWLLGVKDKSFGNKKCLVLDLDETLVHSSFKYLRTADFVIPVEIDNQVHHVYVIKRPGVDEFLEKVGRWFEVVVFTASVQKYGDPLLDKLDIYNSVHHRLFRDSCYNYQGNFIKNLSQLGRPLTDSIIIDNSPASYIFHPQHSIPISSWFSDTHDNELLDLLPFLEDISKPNVDDVGLVLDISL; encoded by the coding sequence ATGGATAAGCTAATTTCGTCTTTATTATGTTGTGCAGTTGATTCCAAGGATGATAGCGACGACAAAATAGTCAATCAGCAGACTAATAGGAATAGAAGTGGTGGTATGAATAAACCGAGAAATAGTAGCAGTAATGGTATGGACAAAAATATGGGCCCGGAAGAGGGTAGCAAGAGCACGGAGAGGGGCCAAAGAAAGGGCGAGGATAAGGATGTTGGTGCTCGAAATAAGAACAAGGCGAGGGGCAACCCTAAGGACAAGGTTGACCTTGTCGAGGATGATAATTCGGTCAATGAGACGGACACCATTACCAACACAAACGAATCGAATCTCACGCCCAATAACCAGTCACAGGAACAGCCTGCGACCCCCGAGGTGATAACCGACCATGAGGACCCGAATTACCAGAACTCGAGACTCCGGGACACCGAAACGGGCGATATCGAAGAGGAAGAAGTTGTTTACGAGGATAACGACGACGATTCGGAATCGTTTATGGATTTGACCAAGCTTCAAGAGGGTCAATcatataatgaagaaacagGGTGGTTGTTGGGCGTGAAGGATAAGTCTTTTGGTAATAAGAAGTGTCTTGTGTTGGATTTGGATGAAACATTAGTTCATTCATCGTTCAAATACTTACGCACGGCGGACTTCGTGATACCAGTTGAGATTGACAATCAGGTCCATCACGTCTATGTTATTAAGAGGCCTGGGGTTGACGAGTTTTTGGAAAAAGTGGGAAGATGGTTTGAAGTCGTGGTGTTCACAGCGTCTGTACAGAAATACGGCGATCCCTTGTTGGATAAGTTAGATATCTATAATTCTGTGCACCATAGATTATTCAGAGATTCGTGCTACAACTACCAGGGCaactttattaaaaatttatcgCAATTGGGAAGACCCTTAACTGACTCGATaatcattgataattcaCCTGCCTCGTACATTTTCCATCCACAACACTCCATTCCAATCTCAAGTTGGTTCAGTGACACACACGATAACGAATTGCTTGACTTGTTGCCGTTTTTGGAAGATATCTCGAAACCCAATGTGGATGATGTGGGTTTGGTATtagatatttctttgtaa